Within Actinoplanes sp. L3-i22, the genomic segment GTCGTGTTGCGGCCCGTTCATGCCGGGAACAATGCCCGGTTCGCTCCAGTGTCCGACAAACGGACGACTTGGAAGCCAGCCTCGCCTAGAATGTCCGGAATGTCACGGATTGCCGCCCGACACTTCTCCTGGCCGTCGGCCGGCAGGTCCTCCCAGTCGCGCAGATAACGGGCGCTCTGCTCGTCCACCGGCACGCCGCGCCGGCGCGCCTCGGCCTCGGTCGCCTCGATCCAGCGCCGGGACTCCCGCCTGGCCAGCGCCTCGATCTCGTCGTCCCGGAACCGGAAGATCTCCCCCGACCCGTCGCTCGGCACGATCGCGCAGTTCGCCTGGTGCAGCTTCGGGCCGATGTCGGCGGCCTGCAACCGGTTCGACCGGCGCAGCGACTCGGGCAGGTCGGCCCAGGGCGGGATCGCCCGGTGATCGCCCCGGACCTGGCCGGCGACCGCGTACCGCTCGTGGATCAGGCGGGCCAGGCGCTCGGCGAGGTCCTCGGCGATCAGCGCCGGATCGCAGCCGGCGGCGGCCGGGGAGAACAGCTTGAGCCGGCCGTTCAGCGGGTCCAGCAGCGGCGGCGGATGCTTCGGGCTGAACGCGTCGGCGAGCTCGGCCAGGCCCTCGACGGCGACCACCACGTCGCCGGTCACCCGGTGCCAGAGCCGGTACTCGGTGAGGGCGAGCTGCAGCCCGTACTTCTCGTCGGCGAAGAACACGAAGGCCCGGTCGTAGCGCAGGTCCGGGCCGTCGGCGAGCAGGTCGGCGACGGTCGTCTCGTACGGCACGATCAGGCAGGCGTCCCGCAGTATCGGATGGCGCCGGGCGATCCGCTCCAGCAGGCGCGTCGCGTCCGGCGCGACGAAGTCCACCTCGATCTTGCGGCCCGGCCGGTCCCGCCGCAGCCGCCAGTGCCGGGCCAGCTCGATCAGCATCGCCCGGATCAGCGGCGAGTCGCCGGCCAGCAGCACCCGGGGCACCTCGCCGTCCGGGCGGACGGTCAGCGGCTGCTGGGCCAGCAGCACCTGCACGGCCAGCTGGTCGATCTGGAAGAAGTCGAGCCGCTGCGCCCGCGCGTCGGGCACCCCGAGCCGGCGGGCCTGCAGGGTGAGCGCCCAGTCCGGCTCGTGGATCTGCGCGTAGATCGCCAGGTCCCGATGATCGGGGCCGGCCAGGCGGGCGGCGCCGGCGGCGATCGCCAGGTTGATCGCGCTCGACTCGGTGCACGCGTAGATCACCGCGGCGTGCCCGGCGGCCGCGCCGCGCAGCACGACCGGCTCGCGGGCGTCGCCCTGCACGCCGAGCAGCCCCCGGCCGCGCAGCTCCAGCGGGCCGATCGGCCGGGTCCGGACCAGCACCACCGGGCGGCCGGCCAGGTGCAGCCGCTCGGCCAGGGTGCGGGCGACCGCGGTGTCGCCGCAGACCACCACGTGCCCCCGCGAGCGGCGGGCCCGCCAGCGGCGCAGCTCGGTGGCCAGCAGCACCCGGCCGGCCTCGAAGAACGCGTACAGCGTGACGGCCGGCGCGGCGAACCGGGCGATCTGCAGCGCGAGCGGGATCTGCACCGCGTTCTGCAGTGGATCGGCGCCGAGCACGAAGAGCTGCAGCGTGTTGTACGTCAGGTTGAGCGGGTCCCGACTGTGCGGGTCGGCCGCCACTGCCAGGTACTGATCGAAGCCGACGTATCCCAGGACCAGCGCGGCCAGCCCGGTCAGGGCGAACAGCAGGCGGGTCGCGGTGACTCCCGGCTGGCGCTGCTCACCCCAGGACGACAGCGGCGCACGGGGAAAGTTGGCCATGACACCTCGACACGGGTAGACGGTCTTCAGTCTGTCACGGGGCCGTCACGCGCGGCTACCGGCCATCGTGCCCAGTTCGGCGGGATCGGCGTTGCCACCGGTGCAGACCACCGCGACGGTCCGGCCGGCGAACAGCTCCGGCCGGCTCAGCACCGCGGCCAGCGCGGCCGCCCCGGCCCCCTCGGCCAGGGTGTGCGCGGCGGTCGCCAGCAGCCGCCGCGCCACGCCGATCTCCTCGTCGGTGACCAGCAGGAAGTCGGCCAGCCCGGCCCGCATGATCCGCTGCGGCAGATCGAAGCCGCGGCCGGTGGCCAGCCCGGCGACCGTGGTCCGGTTGGGCCGGGCCAGCGGCTCGCCCGCGCGCCACGAGTCGTGCGCGGCCGGCGACGCGCTCGACTGCACGCCGATCACCGCGCAGCCCGGCGCGAGCGCGGCGGCGACCAGGCACGCGGCGGCCGCGCCGGTCCCGCTGCCCACCGGCACCACGATGGTGTCCACTTCGGGGGCCCGCTCCAGGATCTCCAGGTAGAGCGTGCCCACCCCGGCCAGCAGCTCCGGCGTGTCGCCCGGGCTGATCAGCCGCGCGCCGGCGTCGGCGGCCAGCTTCCCGGCGTGCCGCTGGGCGTCCTCCAGGGTGTCGCCGGTCAGCACCGCCCGGCCGCCCCACGCCTCGACCGCGGCCGCCTTGGCCGGGCTGGCGTTCGACGGCATGACGACCGTGCACGGCGCGTCGTGCAGGCGACTGGCGTACGCGATCGACTGCGCGTGGTTCCCGGTCGACCAGGTGACGAGGCCCCGGGCCCGCTCGGCGGCCGGCATCGCGTCCAGCAGGGTCAGCCCGCCGCGCACCTTGAACGCGCCGATCGGCTGGGTGTTCTCGTGCTTGACCAGCAGTCTCGTGCCGGCCGCCCGGTCCAGCAGCGGGTAGTTCCAGAGCGGGGTGGGCGGCAGGTGGCGGCGGACGATGTCGTGCGCGGCGCGGAAGTCCGCGAGGGTCAGCTCCATGCCCCGATCGTCGGCCCGGCACGACCCATCGGTCCAATGCCGGAATCTTGGCAGACCCATCGGCCAGATTGATAGATTGCCGCCATGCTCGACGTGACCCGCCTGCGGGTGCTGGTCGCGGTGGCCCGGCACGGCTCGGTCACCGCCGCCGCTCAGGCCCTGCACTACGCCCAGCCGTCGGTCAGCCACCACCTGTCCCGGCTGGAGGCGGAGACCGGCAGCCGGCTCACCCAGCGGGCCGGCCGGGGCATCCGGCTCACCGACGCCGGCCGGATGCTGGCCGAGCGCGCCGAGGAGATCCTGGGCCGGCTGGACGCCGCGGAGGCGGAGCTGGCGGCGCACACCGGGCTGCGCTCGGGCCGGGTCCGGCTGGCCGCGTTCCCGTCCGCGCTGGGCACCTTCGTGCCGGTCGCGGCGGCCGGTTTCGTGGCCGCGCACCCCGGCGTCGACCTGCGCTTCAGCGAGGCCGAGCCGCCCGAGGCGGTGCGTCTGCTGCGCAGCGGCGAGGTCGAGGTCGCGCTGACGTTCGTCTATCCCGACGAGCCCGCGCCGGACCTGGACGGGCTGCGCCACGAGCTGATCCTGGAGGAGCCGCTGCACCTGGTCACGCCGGCCGGCTGGGACGGTTCGACGCTCGCCGAGCACCGGGACCGACCGTGGATCTCCGGCTGCGAGCGGTGCCGGGGTGAGCTGCTACGGGTCTGCGCGGCGGCCGGCTTTCAGCCGGACATCCGCTTCACCACCGACGACTACGTCGCGGTGCAGGCGCTGGTCGCGGCGGGCCTGGGGGTCACGGTCCTGCCCGGGCTGGCCTTGGCCGCACACCACAATGCGGACGTACGGACATTTCCGCTGCCCACCACCGGCCGGCACGTCTACGCCGCGGTCTACGGTGACACGCCCGACCCGCCCGGGACGTCCGCGCTGCTGCGTCAGCTGCGGACGGTCGCGGGCTCACCGCCGTACCGTCGCGATTGACGCCGGACCGGCAGCGGCCCGGCGGTGAATCGCGTGCCGGTCAGAGAGCGCAGCCGTCGGCTGCCGGAGGCAGTGGCGCCGGGGCGCCGATCGTCGGAAGGCCGAGCGAGACGCCCTTGAGCTTCGGGGTGATCCCGGCCTCGAAGGCGTCGCCGGCCCGGGTGCGCCGGTGCGACAGCGGGTCACCGTCGGCGTTCAGGTGGTGCGGCGCGGCGTAGGTGATGACCGTCTCGACGACGTCGCCCGGGCGCGGGGTGAGTGGGCCGGTGGCGAAGTGGACCAGGCGGCCGTCGCGGGCCCGGCCGCTCATCCGGCCGGTGCTGCCGTCCTTGCGGCCCTCGCCGACCGCGACCAGGACCTCGACCTTCTCGCCGACCAACTTCTTGTTCTCGGCCCAGGTGATCTCCTCGAGGGTGGCGATCAGGCGCTCGTACCGCGCCTGGACGACCTTCTTCGGGATCTGGTCCGGCATGGTCGCGGCCGGGGTGCCGGGGCGGATCGAGTACTGGAACGTGAAGGCGGTGGAGAACCGGGCCTTGCGGACCACCTCGAGGGTCTGCTCGAAATCCTCCTCGGTCTCGCCGGGGAAGCCGACGATGATGTCCGTGGTGATCGCGGCGTCCGGCATCGCGGCCCGGACCTTCTCGATGATGCCCAGGTACTTCTCCTGGCGGTAGCTGCGGCGCATGGCCTTGAGCACCCGGTCCGAACCGGACTGCAGCGGCATGTGCAGCGAGTGCGCGACGTTCGGCGTCTCGGCCATCGCGGCGATCACGTCGTCGGTGAAGTCCTTCGGGTGCGGGCTGGTGAACCGGACCCGCTCCAGGCCCTCCACCTCGCCGCAGGCGCGCAGCAGCTTGCCGAACGCGAGCTTGTCACCGAACTCGACGCCGTAGGAGTTCACGTTCTGCCCGAGCAGGGTCACCTCGAGGACGCCCTCGGCGACCAGCGCGCGCACCTCGGCCAGGACGTCGCCGGGGCGGCGGTCCTTCTCCTTGCCGCGCAACGACGGGACGATGCAGAACGTGCAGGTGTTGTTGCAACCCACCGAGATCGAGACCCAGCCCGCGTACGTCGACTCGCGCTTGGTCGGCAGCGTGGACGGGAACACCTCGAGCGACTCGAGGATCTCGACCTGCGCCTCCTCGTTGTGCCGGGCGCGCTCCAGCATCGCCGGCAGCGAGCCGATGTTGTGGGTGCCGAAGACCACGTCGACCCAGGGCGCCTTCTTGACGATGTCGCCCTTGTCCTTCTGTGCCAGGCAGCCGCCGACCGCGATCTGCATGCCCGGGTTCTTCAGCTTGGTCGGGCGCAGGTGGCCGAGGTTGCCGTAGAGGCGGTTGTCGGCGTTCTCCCGGACCGCGCAGGTGTTGAAGACGACCACGTCGGCCGCGTCCGCCTGGGCGGCGCGCACGTAGCCGGCGTCCTCCATCAGGCCGGAGATCCGCTCGCTGTCGTGCACGTTCATCTGGCAGCCGTAGGTGCGCACGTCGTAGGTGCGCGGGTTGCCCTGCATCTCGGTAGTCATGGCAATTGACCAGGGTACTGCCATCGGCGCGGGAAACCGATCGGGCGGGTGGCCGTGACCTCAGGCGGCGGAGCGGGCCGGATCGCCGCCCGGGCGGAAGCGGGAACGGCCGCAGCCCGGGCCGGTGGCGCAGGCCGGATCGGCGCCGGTGCACGGGCGGGCGTGCCGTCGCTCGGCGCCGTCGTCGGTCTCCGCCTCGTCCACGTGCACGGCTCGCAGCGTGCCGTCCGGCTCGGCCAGCACGTACCTCGTCGGGTTGAGCGTGTCGTCCGGGAGCAGGAGCGCGGCACCCAGCCGGACCGCCACCGCGCTGGCGATGGTCTCCTCGGCGACGTCATCGGGCGCAAGAAATACATCGATCAGTGTCGGAAAGTCGCCACCGACGTGATAGACGTCGCACATCAATGCGCCCGGGCCGACGTCGGGCAGCTCGCCCACCGGCGACTCCAGCGCTCCGGCCAGCGCATTCCGCACCTGATCGGGCTCGATCAGCCCGGCGACGGACCAGTTCCAGAGGCCAGACATACCCACCATGGTGTCGGCACCTTTCCTCCCGCGCTCGCTGCGTTACGGCTCCGTGACCATTCTCGTCACCTTCCGATACACATGTCCCCCTAGGGTGGCTGCCAACGGAGGCCCGACGAATGGATGGACGCCGGGCGGGCGGGCGGGGATGGGATGGGGAACTAGGTGGCAGGCGCGGATCTCATCGTTCTGGAGAACGTCAACAAGTGGTTCGGCCCGTTGCACGTGCTGCAGGATGTCGATCTGTCTGTCGCACGCGGCGAGGTCGTCGTCGTCATCGGACCGTCCGGCTCGGGTAAGTCCACGCTCTGCCGGGCGATCAACCGGCTGGAGCCGATCGACTCCGGGACGATCACCTTCGACGGGACGCCACTGCCGGCCGAGGGCCGTCCACTCGCCAAGCTGCGCAGCGAGGTCGGCATGGTCTTCCAGTCGTTCAACCTGTTCGCCCACAAGACCATCCTGCAGAACGTGATGCTCGGCCCGGTGAAGGTCCGCAAGGAGAAGTCGGCCGCGGCCCGTGAGCGCGCGATGTCGCTGCTCGAGCGCGTCGGCATCGCCAGCCAGGCGGACAAGTTCCCGGCCCAGCTCTCCGGCGGCCAGCAGCAGCGCGTGGCGATCGCCCGGGCGCTCGCGATGCAGCCCAAGGCGCTGCTCTTCGACGAGCCGACCAGCGCGCTCGACCCGGAGATGGTCGGCGAGGTGCTGGACGTGATGACGTCGCTGGCCAAGGAGGGGATGACCATGGTGGTCGTCACCCACGAGATGGGCTTCGCGCGGCACGCGGCGAACCGGGTGGTCTTCATGGCCGACGGCCAGCTGGTCGAGTCGGCGCCCCCGGCGGAGTTCTTCGCGAACCCGAAGAGCGACCGGGCAAAGGACTTCCTTTCCAAGATCTTGACGCACTGAACAACCCGATGACCGGCCCCCAAGCCGATTCCAGTCACCACTGGAGCAGAGGAGAGAGTTGATCATGGGCATGAAGCGGGTAGCGGTGTTCGCCACCGTTGCGGCATTCGCCTTCACGCTGACCGCGTGCGGCAAGGAGGGCACCCCGACCGCCAGCGGCGACGCCAACAACAGCGGCGCAGCACCGGTCTCCGACACCTGTCAGCCCTCCGGCACCACCTTCACCGCGGACAGCGCGGCGGCGGTGGCGGGCAGCACCACCTTCGACAAGATCAAGTCGGCCGGCAAGGTCGTCGTCGGGGTCAAGTTCGACCAGCCGAACCTGGGCTACAAGGACACCTCCGGCAAGCGCTGCGGCTTCGACATCGAGATCGCCCAGTACATCGCGTCCAAGCTGGGCGTCGACCCGGCGAAGATCGAGTACAAGGAGATCCCGTCGGCCAACCGCGAGACGGCGATCAAGGGTGGGGAGATCGACTACTACGTCGGCACCTACTCGATCACCGACAAGCGCAAGGCGGACGTCGCGTTCGCCGGGCCGTACTTCGTCGCCGGCCAGGACCTGCTCGTCCGCAAGGACGAGACGGCGATCACCGGCAAGGACACGCTCAAGGGCAAGAAGGTCTGCTCGGCCACCGGCTCGACCCCGATCCAGCGGGTCAAGGACGAGAAGCTGACCGAGCCGGAGAACATCGTCGAGTTCAAGACGTACTCGGAATGTGTCTCGCAGCTGCTCGACAAGAAGGTCGACGCCGTCACCACCGACGACGCGATCCTCAAGGGCTACGCCGCGCAGAACTCGACCGACCTGAAGGTCGTCGGCAAGCCGTTCAGCACCGAGAAGTACGGCATCGGCCTGCCGCACGACGACAAGGCCCTGCGCGACTACGTCAACAACCAGCTGGAGGCCGCCTTCAAGGACGGCACCTGGCAGAAGATCTACGACGGCACGCTGGGCAAGTCGGGTTCGCCGGCCACCCCGCCGACCCTCGAGCGCTACTGATCCACATCGCTGGAACCGGGGCCGGGCGGATCTTTCCGCCCGGCCCCGGCCGGTGAGTCTTCCGCTGCTTATAGGGACGGGGCATGACGGAGTTCCTGAACGTACTGACAGACCACTGGAGCCTGTTCGGCCAGGGCTTCGGTAACACGGTGAAGCTGTTCCTGATCGCCGCTGTCGGCAGCCTGGCGCTGGGCGTCCTGCTCGGCGCGTTCCGGGTCTCGCCGATCCCGGCGCTGCGCTGGTTCGGCGCGACGTACGTCAACATCGTGCGCAACACACCGCTGACGCTGGTCTTCGCGTTCCTGGTCTTCGCCGCCCCCAAGCTCGACATCAACTTCGAGTACTTCACCGCGGCCGCGGTCGCGCTCACCGTCTACACCGCCGCCTTCATCTGCGAGGTGGTCCGCTCCGGCGTCAACACGGTCGCCCCCGGGCAGGCCGAGGCGGCCCGGGCGCTGGGCCTCTCGTTCGCCCAGGTGCTCACCGGGGTGGTGCTGCCGCAGGCGCTGCGGGCGATGGTGCCGCCGCTGATGAGCGTCATGATCGCGATGTTGAAGAACACCACCGTGGCGGCCGGCTTCTCGGTGGTGGAGGCCGGGGCCATCCCGTCCTACATGGCCGAGTTCGGTGAGCCACAGTTCTACGTGCTGCTCTGGATCACCATCGGCTTCCTGGTCCTGATCACTCCGCTGGTCGTGCTGCAGCGGTTCCTCGAGCGCAAGTTGGCGGTGGCGCGATGAGCTCTTCGGTTCTCTATGACCTGCCCGGCCCGCGGGGCCGTCGGCGCAACCTGGTCATCGGTGTGCTGGCCACGGTCGGCATCGTCGCGCTGATCGCCTGGGTGATCTACCGGTTCAACGCGACCGGCCAGTTCGAGTACCGGCGCTGGGCCCAGTTCGAGTACCAGGCCGTGCAGACGGAGCTGGTCAACGGGCTGCTGGCGACGCTCAAGGCGGCCGGGATCGCCGCGGTGCTGGCGCTGCTCTTCGGCGCGGTCTTCGCGGCCGGGCGGCTCAGCGACCACCGGATCCTGCGGGCGCCGTCGTCCGTGGTGGTCGAGCTGTTCCGGGCCATCCCGCTGCTCATCCTGATCTTCTTCGGGTACTACGTGCCCCTGCAGTACGGCTGGTCGATCAGCAACCTGTGGGCGCTGGTCGTCGGCCTCACCCTGTACAACGGGTCGGTGCTGGCGGAGATCTTCCGGGCCGGCGTGAACGCGGTGCCGCGCGGGCAGTCCGAGGCGGCCTCGGCGATCGGGCTGCGCAAGGGCCAGACGCTGCGGATCATCCTGCTGCCGCAGGCGGTCCGGTCGATGCTGCCGGCCATCGTGAGCCAGCTCGTGGTGCTGCTCAAGGACACCGCGCTCGGGTTCATCATCACGTACCCGGAGCTGCTGACCGTCGGGAAGACGATCGGGGGGCGGCTGGCGTTCGGGTTCCCGTACGTTCCGGCGTACCTGGTGGTGGCAGCGATCTACATCGGGATCTGCGGGTTGCTGTCGATCTTCGCGTGGTGGCTGCAGCGGCGGTTGACGCGGGTGCGGACCAGCGCGGCGAAGCCGTTGCCGTTGACCGACGTCGACCGGCAGATCTGACGGTCGCGCCGCCGGAGTCGCGAGCCCCCTGCGCCTCGCGTCGGCACGGGGCGGGGTGGGGGCGGGCGCGTAGGGTCCGGTTCGGGGGTTTGCTGCGCTTTTGGGGCGCAGCTTTCTCCGTACCAAATCGGATTTAAAGGTTTTATCTTGCTAATTCCGTTACGCGGGACTCGCGGACGACCGTGACGCGGATCTGGCCCGGGTAGGTCAGCTCCTCCTCGATCTGCTTCGCGACGTCGCGCGCCAGGACCGCGGCGCCGATGTCGTCGATGTCGTCCGGGCGGACCATGACGCGGATCTCGCGGCCGGCCTGCATCGCGAAGACCTTCTCGACGCCCACCTTGCCGCCGGCGATCTCCTCGATCCGTTCCAACCGCTTGACGTACGCCTCCAGGCTCTCCCGCCGCGCGCCCGGCCGACCGCCCGAGCAGGCATCCGACGCCTGGGTCAGCACCGCCTCGATGGTCTGCGGCGGCACCTCGTTGTGATGCGCTTCGATGGCGTGCACGATGTCCTCGTGCTCGCCGTACTTACGGGCGAGATCCGCGCCGATCAGCGCGTGGCTGCCCTCGACCTCGTGGGTGAGCGCCTTGCCGATGTCGTGCAGGAACGCCGCGCGCTTCATCGTCGGCACGTCCAGGCCCAGCTCAGCGGCCATGATCCCGGCGATGTGCGCGGTCTCGACCAGGTGCTTGAGCACGTTCTGGCCGTAACTCGTCCGGTACCGCAGCCGGCCCAGCAGCTTGGTCAACTCCGGGTGGATGCTGGTGATCCCGACGTCGACCAGCGCCTCCTCGGCGGCCCGGTCGCACAGCCGCTCCACCTCGTTCTTCGCCGAGTCGAAGACCTCCTCGATCCGGTGCGGGTGGATCCGGCCGTCCAGCACCAGCTTCTCCAGTGTCAGCCGGCCCACCTCCCGGCGCACCGGGTCGAAGCAGGAGAGCAGCACCGCCTCGGGGGTGTCGTCGATGATCAGGTTGACCCCGGTGGTCGACTCGAAGGCCCGGATGTTGCGGCCCTCCCGGCCGATGATCCGGCCCTTCATCTCGTCGCTCGGCAGGTGCAGGACGCTGACCACGCTCTCCGCGGTCTGCTCGCTGGCGATCCGCTGGATCGCGTCGACCACGATGTGCCGGGCCCGGGTGTCCGCGGTGTTCCGCGCGTCGGTCTCGATGTCCCGGATCAGGATCGCGGCCTCGCGCTTGGCCTGGCCCTCGATCGAGTCGATCAGCTCGGTCTTCGCGGTGTCCACGGTCAGGCCGGCGATCCGCTCCAGCTCGCGGCGCTTCGTCTCCTCGGCCGCCTCGACGGCGGACTCCCGGTTCTTCAGGCTGGTCTCGCGCTTGCCCAGCTCGGACTCGAGCGCACCGAGCCGGCGCTCCCGGTCGACCAGACGCTCCACCTCGTCGGAGTGCAGCCGCTCCCGCTCGTCGATCCGGGCGGCGCGGCGCTCGACCTCCGCGGCCTGCTCCTTCACCGTGGCGTTGAGCAGGGCGATCTCGCGCTCGCCGGACCGGCGGGCCGCGGTGCGCAGCTGCTCGACATCCGCCTCGGCCTGGCGGTGGGCGTGCTCGAGGATCGTGTCGGCCTCGCTGTGCGCGTTCTCCAGCACCCGGCGGGCCTCGGCGCGGGCGGCGGCCGCCTCGGCCTTCGCGGCGGCGGCCTCGGCACGCACCGACGCGGCCTTGGCATTCGCGTCGGCGACCTTCGCCTGGGCGTCGCCGACCTCCTGCTCCTGCCGGTCGTGGGCATCCTGCCGTTCGCTACGGAGTTGGCGCAGCGCCCGGGCGCCGAGCGTCAGTCCGGCGATCACCGACACGGCGAGCACGACGACTGCTACCACGAGCACCCAGTACAACGGGGCCATCTCCCTTCGCTGCCGGCGCGGTGTGCACGCGCGCGGGCTCTCTGCGGGATGCCCGACCAAGGCAGATGACCGGCTCACACGCTCCGCCGTAACGACTACCAGCTTCGCCTCTCGGAGGAGCCGGTTGCCGCCTGTTCCGGCTTCCAGACCGGGATTCCGGGGTGACTTTCGCCTCTCCGGTCCGGTTCGTCGGTTCTCTGGGGCCAGGCCGGCTCGGGTGCCCTTCGGCGCCTTCGACCGGCCGTTTCCGGCTTGCCTTCAGTACCCCGGCTCAGGCCGGGGTCTGGGGGCTGACTTCGGGTCCGGGGTACGCGGGCTCTTGCGGGGTCGCCTTCGCGGCCCGCTTTCGCCTGCTTTGCGGATTTTTCGGCTTTGCGGCTTTGGTGGCCCTGCTCGGTCGGCTTGGCGTTTCGCCCTTCGGCGTCCGCTTTGTCGGCCCTGCTCGGCCGGCTCGGCGTTTCGCCTTTCGGCGTCCGCTTTGGCGGGCGCTTTCGGGGCCTGCCTCGTCGGCGTGGTGGCCTGCTGCTCGGCCGGCCTCCCGTCGGTCGGCTTCGCGATGTTCCGCGTTGCCGGCCTTTCTGGAGGCCGATCCGCTTGCCCGGTCCGAAGCCCTGCTCGGGTCGGCGCTCGACGGCTGGTCGCTCAGCCGGCTGTGCCGGAGTCGCCACCTGCCGTTCCGCATCCCGTGCAACCTTGCGGCCCGCTGCGGGGTGGTCGTGTCGTCGGCTCGGTCGGGTGGCTCCCGGGGAGTCACGTCGTCCTGCCGGCGTCACGGCCGGGTCCGTCACCTGGTGATCGTGAACTAGCGATTGCTCTCGCAGCCCTCGATCATCCGGCGATTTCGCTCCGGTGATCGCTCTCCGGACTCTCGATCTTGCGATCGTGAACCCGTCGCGATCCCGGGGATCGTGATCGTCGACTGTCGATCATCGGCTCTCGCGATCGTCGACGGAGTGTGACAACGCCTTCGACGAAATCTCGTCCGTCGGGGCTCTGTCGGACCCCGCCGGCGATGGTGGCGGCTTCCGCATCCGGGTCGGTTGCTGATGGCTCGGATCAGAGTGTGTGGAGTTGTGGGGTCGACCGCTGATATGTCTCACCGCCCACCGCGCGGTCAGCGGCTGGCGACGTCTTCGGCGATCTTCAGCGGGCGGAACCCGCCAAGTGATGCCGTAATGTAATGCGATCTATGTTGTGTGTGTTGCTTGCGATGGTCGAGCAAACCTTGTGTAACGCGAGGCTAGGTCGCAAGTGCCGCTTCGGTCAAGGACTCATGATTCGGCAGCGGATGGGACGTAGGGCACAGACCCACTTACGCCCAGCTCACGATATCGCCCGGATATTTCCGATGTGCCGTAACATCGAGCGCTTCCAAAGCCGGTCTGAGCGCCCTGGCCAGGAGCCACGGGAAGGCTTCCGGCCATTATTCCGCGCGTCGGCAACCGGCCATCCACCCCACCGAGCGTGACGATCACCGGGTCGGTGGACGCCGATCCGGAGGTTCCCGTCGAAAGGGTGGAGTTCCTCACATCCGGACTATATAGGTCCGACGCCTTGAGATCGTCACCAATGCCACCTCGCCGGGCCGGGTGCCGCGGCACGGATCCGGGGCGTGCGGGGGTGGCCGGTCGGCCGGGGACGTCGGCTTGACCGGGTCCGGGGGGATCGGGATCGGTTTCTCTCCGCTCATGGGCACTTGTTACAAAGCGCAACCATGGCCAATCTTCCCTCGTCAGGCTGGGAACGTGCACATAGCGGGCGGGTCCGTCGGGGTTCAGGGTCAGCTGCTTCGGCCGCCGTGCCTCGGGGCCTGGCCGCCGCGCCGCGCCGGGTCCTGCTGCACCGCCGCCCGCGTCCTGCCGCCGCCCCGCACCCTGCCGCGCCCCGCCGCCGCGCCGTGTCCTGCTGCCGCCCCGCCGCGTCCTGCTGCCGCCGCGTCGCGCCGGCCGGTCGAAGGTGGCGCCGCGCATCCACGGGCAGCGTGAGGGCAGGCATCCGTTTGCCCGGACGGCCGCGCTCCGAGCGCGACCCAGCACCGGGACGGCAGAAGCCTGTGCCCGGTGCCGCAGGTGTCAGGCGAGCGGTTCCGCCTGGTCGGCCAGCGCGTCAGCGTCCAGGTTCTCGGCGAACTCGGCGGCTTCCGCGTCCCGGGCGGCCAACGCGTCCTTGACCGCACGGATGGCGACGCCCGCGGGATA encodes:
- a CDS encoding LysR family transcriptional regulator codes for the protein MLDVTRLRVLVAVARHGSVTAAAQALHYAQPSVSHHLSRLEAETGSRLTQRAGRGIRLTDAGRMLAERAEEILGRLDAAEAELAAHTGLRSGRVRLAAFPSALGTFVPVAAAGFVAAHPGVDLRFSEAEPPEAVRLLRSGEVEVALTFVYPDEPAPDLDGLRHELILEEPLHLVTPAGWDGSTLAEHRDRPWISGCERCRGELLRVCAAAGFQPDIRFTTDDYVAVQALVAAGLGVTVLPGLALAAHHNADVRTFPLPTTGRHVYAAVYGDTPDPPGTSALLRQLRTVAGSPPYRRD
- the miaB gene encoding tRNA (N6-isopentenyl adenosine(37)-C2)-methylthiotransferase MiaB, with amino-acid sequence MTTEMQGNPRTYDVRTYGCQMNVHDSERISGLMEDAGYVRAAQADAADVVVFNTCAVRENADNRLYGNLGHLRPTKLKNPGMQIAVGGCLAQKDKGDIVKKAPWVDVVFGTHNIGSLPAMLERARHNEEAQVEILESLEVFPSTLPTKRESTYAGWVSISVGCNNTCTFCIVPSLRGKEKDRRPGDVLAEVRALVAEGVLEVTLLGQNVNSYGVEFGDKLAFGKLLRACGEVEGLERVRFTSPHPKDFTDDVIAAMAETPNVAHSLHMPLQSGSDRVLKAMRRSYRQEKYLGIIEKVRAAMPDAAITTDIIVGFPGETEEDFEQTLEVVRKARFSTAFTFQYSIRPGTPAATMPDQIPKKVVQARYERLIATLEEITWAENKKLVGEKVEVLVAVGEGRKDGSTGRMSGRARDGRLVHFATGPLTPRPGDVVETVITYAAPHHLNADGDPLSHRRTRAGDAFEAGITPKLKGVSLGLPTIGAPAPLPPAADGCAL
- a CDS encoding glutamate ABC transporter substrate-binding protein, with the protein product MKRVAVFATVAAFAFTLTACGKEGTPTASGDANNSGAAPVSDTCQPSGTTFTADSAAAVAGSTTFDKIKSAGKVVVGVKFDQPNLGYKDTSGKRCGFDIEIAQYIASKLGVDPAKIEYKEIPSANRETAIKGGEIDYYVGTYSITDKRKADVAFAGPYFVAGQDLLVRKDETAITGKDTLKGKKVCSATGSTPIQRVKDEKLTEPENIVEFKTYSECVSQLLDKKVDAVTTDDAILKGYAAQNSTDLKVVGKPFSTEKYGIGLPHDDKALRDYVNNQLEAAFKDGTWQKIYDGTLGKSGSPATPPTLERY
- a CDS encoding NAD-binding protein encodes the protein MANFPRAPLSSWGEQRQPGVTATRLLFALTGLAALVLGYVGFDQYLAVAADPHSRDPLNLTYNTLQLFVLGADPLQNAVQIPLALQIARFAAPAVTLYAFFEAGRVLLATELRRWRARRSRGHVVVCGDTAVARTLAERLHLAGRPVVLVRTRPIGPLELRGRGLLGVQGDAREPVVLRGAAAGHAAVIYACTESSAINLAIAAGAARLAGPDHRDLAIYAQIHEPDWALTLQARRLGVPDARAQRLDFFQIDQLAVQVLLAQQPLTVRPDGEVPRVLLAGDSPLIRAMLIELARHWRLRRDRPGRKIEVDFVAPDATRLLERIARRHPILRDACLIVPYETTVADLLADGPDLRYDRAFVFFADEKYGLQLALTEYRLWHRVTGDVVVAVEGLAELADAFSPKHPPPLLDPLNGRLKLFSPAAAGCDPALIAEDLAERLARLIHERYAVAGQVRGDHRAIPPWADLPESLRRSNRLQAADIGPKLHQANCAIVPSDGSGEIFRFRDDEIEALARRESRRWIEATEAEARRRGVPVDEQSARYLRDWEDLPADGQEKCRAAIRDIPDILGEAGFQVVRLSDTGANRALFPA
- a CDS encoding amino acid ABC transporter ATP-binding protein; amino-acid sequence: MAGADLIVLENVNKWFGPLHVLQDVDLSVARGEVVVVIGPSGSGKSTLCRAINRLEPIDSGTITFDGTPLPAEGRPLAKLRSEVGMVFQSFNLFAHKTILQNVMLGPVKVRKEKSAAARERAMSLLERVGIASQADKFPAQLSGGQQQRVAIARALAMQPKALLFDEPTSALDPEMVGEVLDVMTSLAKEGMTMVVVTHEMGFARHAANRVVFMADGQLVESAPPAEFFANPKSDRAKDFLSKILTH
- a CDS encoding threonine/serine dehydratase, which translates into the protein MELTLADFRAAHDIVRRHLPPTPLWNYPLLDRAAGTRLLVKHENTQPIGAFKVRGGLTLLDAMPAAERARGLVTWSTGNHAQSIAYASRLHDAPCTVVMPSNASPAKAAAVEAWGGRAVLTGDTLEDAQRHAGKLAADAGARLISPGDTPELLAGVGTLYLEILERAPEVDTIVVPVGSGTGAAAACLVAAALAPGCAVIGVQSSASPAAHDSWRAGEPLARPNRTTVAGLATGRGFDLPQRIMRAGLADFLLVTDEEIGVARRLLATAAHTLAEGAGAAALAAVLSRPELFAGRTVAVVCTGGNADPAELGTMAGSRA